One window of Sulfurospirillum sp. 1612 genomic DNA carries:
- a CDS encoding FixH family protein, producing the protein MKEKKERNFWPHAIIGIILTVVVAGAFTVDLALKNPVQEETLFMEKYQTVDKNIHKLMADKSKFDKDFDIIYAKKKFVQGSNTFFIKIQDKKTHKFIQNADITLLVTRPETNEFNQKMKPSKVENDQYIFTNIQVQRPGRWRLMTNIKVDNNYDGYDSHEVYATE; encoded by the coding sequence ATGAAAGAAAAAAAAGAGAGAAATTTTTGGCCGCATGCCATTATTGGTATTATTTTGACCGTTGTAGTAGCCGGTGCTTTTACTGTAGATCTTGCTTTGAAAAATCCCGTGCAAGAAGAGACTTTGTTTATGGAAAAATATCAAACTGTGGATAAAAATATCCATAAACTCATGGCAGATAAAAGCAAATTTGATAAAGACTTTGATATTATCTATGCCAAGAAAAAGTTTGTTCAAGGGAGCAATACTTTTTTTATTAAAATACAAGATAAAAAAACACATAAATTTATACAAAATGCTGACATAACACTCTTGGTAACACGACCTGAAACCAACGAATTTAATCAAAAAATGAAACCATCAAAGGTAGAAAATGATCAATACATTTTCACCAATATTCAAGTCCAAAGACCAGGTCGTTGGAGGCTTATGACAAATATTAAAGTCGACAATAACTATGATGGATATGATAGTCATGAAGTGTATGCTACTGAGTGA
- a CDS encoding PAS domain-containing protein, whose translation MKRPDAIDEEIVLDPSKYIVSKTDPKGIIEYANDYFVEISGYGREELIGTPHNILRHPDMPRIVFKMMWDRIKKSENITALVKNLAKNGKYYWVVTEFETKKDKRTRKIISYTAFRKAAPRDAIEKIIPIYKKLIALEKIGGMEASEKFLVEFLKENNTTYDEYIDNIVQNKGLFKMFFAAMRKLFK comes from the coding sequence ATGAAACGACCTGATGCGATTGATGAAGAAATTGTCTTAGATCCCTCAAAATATATTGTAAGCAAAACGGATCCTAAGGGGATTATTGAGTATGCCAATGACTACTTTGTGGAGATTAGTGGCTATGGGCGCGAAGAGTTGATTGGTACCCCTCATAATATCTTGAGACATCCAGATATGCCACGTATTGTTTTTAAGATGATGTGGGATCGCATCAAAAAATCTGAAAATATCACTGCCCTGGTTAAAAATTTAGCTAAAAATGGAAAATATTATTGGGTGGTGACAGAGTTTGAAACGAAAAAAGATAAAAGAACGCGTAAGATTATCAGTTATACCGCCTTTAGAAAAGCGGCTCCGAGAGATGCAATAGAAAAAATCATACCCATTTACAAGAAGTTAATAGCACTTGAAAAAATCGGCGGTATGGAGGCTAGCGAGAAATTTTTGGTTGAGTTTTTAAAAGAAAATAACACGACTTATGATGAGTATATTGATAATATAGTACAAAACAAAGGGCTTTTTAAAATGTTCTTTGCCGCGATGAGAAAACTCTTTAAATAA
- a CDS encoding DUF523 domain-containing protein, translating to MEEGIVLSSFLTSMQKILISACLLGENVKYDGTNNDIREHAFIQKMLKLNLLVPVCPETLGGLPTPRVPVEIKEHRAINKEGIDKSDAFELGATLACNIAQEHAVCMAILKSKSPSCGSGYIYDGNFTKTLVPGDGIGARKIKEKGIRVFNEKQLDAAEAFWETLDKL from the coding sequence TTGGAAGAGGGGATTGTCCTCTCTTCTTTTTTAACCTCCATGCAAAAAATCCTCATCAGTGCTTGTTTATTGGGTGAAAATGTCAAATACGATGGTACCAATAATGATATACGCGAGCATGCTTTTATTCAAAAAATGTTAAAACTCAATCTTCTCGTTCCCGTGTGTCCTGAAACATTGGGTGGTTTACCGACTCCCAGAGTCCCTGTGGAGATTAAAGAGCATCGGGCTATCAACAAAGAGGGTATTGATAAGAGTGATGCCTTTGAATTGGGCGCAACGCTAGCGTGCAATATCGCACAAGAACACGCCGTGTGTATGGCCATACTCAAGAGCAAAAGCCCCTCATGTGGCTCTGGATATATTTATGATGGTAATTTTACAAAAACGCTGGTACCCGGAGATGGCATCGGTGCGCGTAAAATCAAAGAAAAAGGCATCCGAGTCTTTAATGAAAAACAACTGGATGCGGCTGAAGCGTTTTGGGAGACTTTAGACAAACTTTGA
- a CDS encoding TPM domain-containing protein, giving the protein MSRTFFKCKKFILFALFLSTLTLHAEKLIYNDGVLIPKTEAKMEQIGDELLSKTGVRAYVYATQNINNMALHDYEKEIMKNKKSPFVVLLITLKDQKVDIVNSPDLDTAFDREQILSPYSWSGSIIPLLVGKKKDVNVNAAMLNGYADLTEQIASHNNVTLTSGIGSTNRDMIFFLRIAIYLFLAFVIGRYVLMRIKKR; this is encoded by the coding sequence ATGAGTAGAACATTTTTCAAGTGCAAAAAGTTTATACTTTTTGCACTTTTTTTATCAACCCTCACACTGCATGCTGAAAAGCTCATCTATAATGACGGAGTGCTTATCCCCAAAACAGAAGCTAAAATGGAACAAATCGGTGATGAGTTACTCTCAAAAACCGGTGTTAGAGCCTATGTTTATGCCACGCAAAATATCAACAATATGGCACTTCATGATTATGAAAAAGAAATTATGAAAAACAAAAAATCACCTTTTGTTGTTTTACTCATTACACTGAAAGACCAAAAGGTAGATATCGTTAATTCTCCAGATTTAGATACAGCCTTTGATAGAGAACAAATTCTATCTCCATACTCTTGGAGCGGCAGTATTATCCCCTTACTCGTAGGGAAAAAGAAAGATGTCAATGTCAATGCTGCGATGTTAAATGGCTATGCCGATTTAACCGAGCAGATAGCCAGCCACAACAATGTCACACTTACTAGCGGAATCGGAAGCACAAATAGAGATATGATCTTTTTTCTACGTATTGCCATCTATCTATTTTTAGCATTCGTGATTGGGCGGTATGTACTGATGAGAATAAAAAAAAGGTAG
- a CDS encoding RecB-like helicase, whose amino-acid sequence MLKSLALEASAGSGKTFALSVRYISLMYLGINPNKILTLTFTNKATLEMKVKIFECLKTLEHSSELHEIVKLTGLTKEKILEMQPKILKLFLNSDLKISTIDSFFASILRKFSFNIGLMPDFSIEEEFASDVLMERFLQICKKSSLYHSLVVFAQKENKSLTDIFKLFQVVYERESELDLERYAKGIQLQALRSEKILSLLEQIQEAFARNGLGEKTLQSLQVSSVDELLSKGFVGKADFEYWHYKKYADATINALHHELKHELAQYVQQKEHYVIKEISKYYSAFKKAIYEEAKKSGKLSFLDLTYRLYQLLHQEISKDFLYFRMDGNFTHLLIDEFQDTSIVQYKILEPFMQEVAAGKGAYEDRSLFIVGDIKQSIYRFRGGSKELFLYAAEQLHLSRDILETNYRSAHQVVHFVNATFAEKIKDYKAQKINPANPVGYVKVDLGDDIEAQVIANLQFLMDHDISQDDIAILCFTNKEALILKELIQQQIPGTKVTMEAKQKLIDVPIISGIIDFIFYLYFREPIYLRNFEAACAKKVDSSKMAYFNLDGDVFELICDIIEAFEIFSKEEDLLYFIEISKKFRDIEDFIFNHDTISQASLSKSTQGIRVLTIHKSKGLEFHSVVIADRIKKPKSSSHTLLFDYEGIQLKNLYLRIKGRENVDLDYARAKEQEKNAATEDLINAQYVALTRAKNNLIVCAKKKDSAFENLDLLQQEVGDIFASVPKETSPSKKETKPISPSRYGSQKQEKTEKSEVYRGDIHAIDFGLGLHYMLEILGGFDERALPEAFASLKNRYGFILKENMLQDIYNRVQMLLQDETFRTLVHEGTCYKEQPLYYQGERKQLDLLVEKDGEIIVIDYKTSRIVQEAHRNQVKHYQKALQSIYNKKCRAYLCYLRETGCELVEIAEK is encoded by the coding sequence ATGTTAAAAAGTTTAGCACTAGAAGCCAGTGCCGGAAGTGGGAAAACTTTTGCCTTGAGTGTGCGCTATATTTCATTGATGTACTTAGGAATCAACCCCAATAAAATCTTAACATTAACCTTTACAAATAAAGCCACCCTAGAGATGAAAGTTAAGATTTTTGAGTGTCTCAAAACACTAGAACACTCCAGCGAACTTCATGAAATTGTCAAATTGACGGGATTGACAAAAGAGAAAATTTTAGAAATGCAACCGAAAATTTTGAAACTTTTTTTAAACAGCGATCTCAAAATCTCGACGATAGACTCTTTTTTTGCTTCCATATTGAGAAAATTTTCATTTAATATTGGATTGATGCCAGATTTTTCGATAGAAGAAGAGTTTGCGAGTGATGTATTGATGGAACGTTTTCTACAAATCTGTAAAAAATCAAGCCTGTATCACTCTTTGGTCGTTTTTGCCCAAAAAGAAAATAAAAGCTTGACTGATATTTTTAAACTATTTCAAGTCGTCTATGAGCGAGAGTCTGAATTGGACTTAGAGCGCTATGCTAAAGGGATTCAATTACAAGCCCTACGAAGTGAAAAGATATTGTCGCTATTAGAGCAGATACAAGAAGCTTTTGCGCGCAATGGCTTAGGAGAGAAAACATTGCAAAGCCTTCAGGTCTCTAGTGTTGATGAGCTCTTAAGTAAGGGATTTGTTGGTAAAGCTGATTTTGAATATTGGCATTATAAAAAATATGCAGATGCCACTATCAATGCTTTGCATCATGAGCTAAAACATGAATTAGCACAATACGTACAACAGAAAGAGCATTATGTCATCAAAGAGATTTCAAAATACTATAGCGCATTTAAAAAGGCCATTTATGAAGAAGCCAAAAAAAGTGGAAAATTAAGCTTTTTAGATTTAACGTATCGGCTGTATCAATTGTTGCATCAAGAGATTTCTAAAGATTTTCTATACTTTAGGATGGATGGTAATTTTACGCATTTGTTGATTGACGAATTTCAAGATACGAGTATCGTGCAATATAAAATATTAGAACCTTTTATGCAAGAAGTCGCAGCAGGAAAGGGCGCTTATGAGGATCGTTCGCTCTTTATCGTAGGGGATATTAAACAATCAATCTATCGCTTTAGAGGAGGCTCTAAGGAGCTGTTTTTGTATGCGGCAGAACAGTTGCATTTGAGTCGAGATATCTTAGAGACCAATTATCGCAGTGCGCATCAGGTGGTTCATTTTGTTAATGCTACCTTTGCCGAGAAAATTAAAGATTACAAGGCACAAAAAATCAATCCGGCAAATCCCGTGGGATATGTCAAAGTGGATTTGGGTGATGATATTGAAGCGCAAGTGATTGCAAATTTACAATTTTTGATGGATCATGATATTTCGCAAGATGATATTGCTATTTTATGTTTTACCAATAAAGAGGCATTAATCTTAAAAGAGTTAATACAGCAACAAATCCCCGGTACCAAAGTGACAATGGAAGCCAAACAAAAATTAATCGATGTCCCTATCATCAGCGGCATTATTGATTTTATTTTTTATTTGTATTTTCGTGAGCCTATATATCTTAGAAACTTTGAAGCTGCGTGTGCAAAAAAGGTCGATAGCTCTAAAATGGCCTATTTTAATCTTGATGGCGATGTTTTTGAGCTGATTTGCGATATTATTGAAGCGTTTGAAATTTTTTCAAAAGAAGAAGATTTACTCTATTTTATTGAAATTAGTAAAAAATTCCGTGATATTGAAGATTTTATATTTAATCATGATACGATTTCACAAGCGTCACTGTCGAAAAGTACACAGGGTATTCGGGTCTTGACGATACACAAATCAAAAGGCTTAGAGTTTCATAGTGTTGTGATTGCTGACCGCATCAAAAAACCTAAAAGTTCGTCTCATACTTTATTATTTGATTATGAAGGCATCCAATTAAAAAATCTCTATTTGCGAATCAAAGGGCGAGAAAATGTGGATTTAGATTATGCACGAGCCAAAGAGCAAGAAAAAAATGCAGCCACAGAAGATCTCATCAATGCCCAATATGTCGCACTCACACGTGCCAAAAACAATCTCATCGTATGTGCTAAGAAAAAAGATTCAGCATTTGAAAATTTGGATTTACTCCAACAGGAAGTTGGTGACATTTTCGCGTCCGTGCCAAAAGAGACATCCCCTAGCAAAAAAGAGACCAAACCCATCTCTCCTTCGCGATATGGCTCTCAAAAACAAGAAAAAACCGAAAAATCAGAAGTGTACCGTGGCGATATTCATGCTATTGATTTTGGCTTAGGGCTTCATTATATGTTGGAGATTCTTGGTGGATTTGATGAGCGCGCTTTGCCTGAGGCTTTTGCATCGTTGAAAAATCGCTATGGATTTATCTTAAAAGAAAACATGTTGCAAGATATTTATAATCGTGTGCAGATGCTATTGCAAGATGAAACCTTTAGGACTTTGGTACACGAAGGGACCTGTTATAAAGAGCAACCACTCTACTATCAAGGAGAGCGCAAGCAATTGGATCTTTTAGTTGAAAAAGATGGTGAAATTATCGTCATTGATTACAAAACCTCACGCATCGTTCAAGAGGCGCATAGGAACCAAGTAAAGCACTATCAAAAAGCACTGCAGAGCATATATAATAAAAAATGTCGGGCTTATTTGTGCTACTTGAGAGAAACGGGGTGTGAATTAGTGGAAATAGCTGAAAAATAG
- a CDS encoding peptide-binding protein produces MKFLILLFLFLVNIFASTLNLAISANPSRINPILSTDSASSEVAGFLFNSLIKYDKHAKIVPSLATSYEFKNPTTLIFYLRHDVSWSDGAPFSAKDVLFTYKTIISPKIFTPYASSFKHIKSVEALDDYTVKVTYKYPYFKALETWMMEILPEHILKNDKDIMTSKFNQAPIGTGAYTLKKFTTSSDIELDANPHYFIHKPYIDKIIFHYLPDSSASFLMLKSGLLDMGSLSALQLTRQIDENFKKQYNIYESPAHAYEYLGFNLKNKKFKDPRVRKALSLAINRQELVNILYFGHGKVCSGPFLPGTGAFNPHIKAPKQDIKKATALLKEAGYDKAHPLRFEITTSTGSTRSYIAQILQHQLKQSGVIVTLRVMEWQAFLNTVVLPRHFEAVLLGWSVGLKPDAYSIWHSESDKKGGFNFVGYHNKKVDRLIKKAERTVESEKFDAIYQKIFQLIVDDNPYLFLVIPNSITVVSKKISPISPSIIGVMHNIIDWKIEPNK; encoded by the coding sequence ATGAAATTCTTAATATTACTATTTTTATTCCTTGTCAATATTTTTGCCTCAACCCTAAATTTGGCCATAAGTGCCAATCCAAGTCGCATCAATCCCATTCTCTCAACCGATAGTGCCAGTAGTGAAGTGGCGGGATTTTTGTTTAATTCTTTAATCAAATATGACAAACATGCCAAAATCGTCCCATCTCTAGCCACAAGTTATGAATTTAAAAATCCAACCACTTTGATTTTTTACCTGCGTCATGATGTGAGTTGGAGTGATGGGGCACCTTTTAGTGCTAAAGATGTGCTCTTTACTTACAAGACTATCATCTCTCCGAAGATTTTCACCCCGTATGCTTCCAGTTTCAAACACATCAAAAGTGTGGAGGCCCTCGATGATTATACGGTGAAAGTGACCTATAAATATCCCTATTTTAAGGCGCTTGAGACTTGGATGATGGAGATTTTGCCTGAGCATATTTTGAAAAATGATAAAGATATCATGACGAGTAAATTTAATCAAGCACCTATTGGTACGGGAGCGTATACCCTCAAAAAGTTTACCACTTCCAGCGATATTGAACTCGATGCCAATCCTCATTATTTTATACATAAACCCTATATTGATAAGATTATCTTTCACTATTTGCCCGATAGTTCTGCTAGTTTTTTGATGTTAAAATCAGGACTTTTGGATATGGGCTCGCTTTCTGCTTTGCAACTGACAAGACAGATTGATGAGAATTTTAAAAAACAATACAATATCTACGAATCACCAGCTCACGCTTATGAATACTTAGGATTTAATCTCAAAAATAAGAAATTTAAAGACCCAAGAGTGCGAAAGGCTCTCTCTTTGGCGATTAATCGTCAAGAGTTGGTGAATATCTTATATTTTGGACACGGCAAGGTGTGTAGTGGCCCCTTTTTGCCAGGGACGGGAGCTTTTAATCCTCATATCAAAGCGCCCAAGCAAGACATCAAAAAGGCAACAGCACTCTTAAAAGAAGCCGGATATGATAAAGCGCATCCTTTGCGTTTTGAAATCACAACGAGCACAGGCTCAACACGCTCTTACATCGCACAAATATTACAACACCAATTAAAACAATCCGGTGTCATCGTGACACTGCGTGTGATGGAGTGGCAAGCTTTTTTAAATACGGTTGTATTGCCACGACATTTTGAAGCGGTACTTTTGGGTTGGTCTGTGGGGCTCAAACCGGATGCTTATAGTATTTGGCATAGTGAATCGGATAAAAAGGGAGGCTTTAATTTTGTCGGCTATCACAATAAAAAAGTAGACCGTCTCATCAAAAAGGCGGAGCGTACGGTTGAATCTGAGAAATTTGATGCTATTTATCAAAAAATATTTCAATTAATCGTCGATGACAATCCCTATCTTTTTTTAGTGATTCCCAATTCTATCACGGTGGTTAGCAAGAAAATTTCACCCATCTCTCCCTCTATCATCGGGGTGATGCACAATATCATCGATTGGAAAATAGAGCCCAACAAATAG
- the rpsI gene encoding 30S ribosomal protein S9, with amino-acid sequence MAKVYATGKRKTAIAKVWVAPGSGNIIVNGIDFEAWLGGLETIKKRVRQPLELTKQIDRVDIKATAFGGGYSAQADALRHGISKALASMDADNRAILKPYGLLTRDSRIVERKKFGRRKARRSPQFSKR; translated from the coding sequence ATGGCAAAAGTATATGCAACAGGCAAAAGAAAAACAGCAATTGCCAAAGTTTGGGTAGCTCCTGGCAGCGGTAACATTATTGTTAATGGTATTGATTTCGAAGCATGGCTCGGCGGCTTAGAAACCATCAAAAAAAGAGTAAGACAACCTTTAGAGCTAACAAAACAAATCGATAGAGTAGATATTAAAGCGACTGCATTTGGTGGTGGATATTCTGCCCAAGCAGATGCATTGCGACACGGTATCTCTAAAGCATTGGCTTCTATGGACGCGGACAACAGAGCAATTTTGAAACCTTATGGATTATTGACTCGCGATTCAAGAATCGTTGAGAGAAAGAAATTTGGTAGAAGAAAAGCGAGAAGAAGTCCACAATTCTCTAAAAGATAA
- a CDS encoding DUF4006 family protein, protein MENTNRNVFGLNGVTGMLIATVLLLSILVGLTVMGISAQQEVANKPYKINNISTLKVRDKDNIKNKVIEK, encoded by the coding sequence ATGGAAAATACTAATAGAAATGTTTTTGGACTTAACGGAGTAACCGGAATGCTGATTGCTACTGTTTTATTGCTGAGTATACTAGTGGGTCTTACAGTTATGGGAATTTCTGCACAACAAGAAGTTGCCAATAAACCTTATAAGATCAATAATATCAGTACTTTGAAGGTCAGAGACAAAGATAATATCAAAAACAAAGTGATTGAAAAATAA
- a CDS encoding PD-(D/E)XK nuclease family protein, producing the protein MVEIYSTNRAVRECYASYSNHDTLLPKSITISDFESKAIILKDRVLIDDDTRFLLLHEAANFQDFHKLQFDTNLLVFLNHSKYLFNFFEELANEFVSIDSIKEYDLYEEFAGHLVILEQLLQNYKALLDTHHYADRINLQGLYELNRDYIMSQESIHVRIDGFLSGYELDLFTQCAGLIPVELSFVLNHYNTKLKQSIESLGFELKLGHHYRLNLSTNQIVSETPVKEASSPVNVKVFNTRLSQIGFIFSQIDQFVNEGIPPEEIVVVLPDESFAPFLQKFDSMRNLNFAMGFSLKQSKLYKRIEAIELFMNARDAEEKLRIKRLQIPDELLHQIEMIWQKKVNAMACMDIINSVCALDEKECENEKIQETIFRFSEFLSKLKLYNLEQILKLFLNRLSAQTTDDVRGGVITVMGVLETRGSQFKGVIVPDFNDNIVPKINNKDMFLNTHIRTQLRLPTAKDRENLQRFYYHRLFSTAQRVAISCLKNDKEMPSRFLDELSLKYHLSESEFVDHSALFKSVAERDPCVHEIKASSYLLSQAPLSATKLKTLLVCKRKFYHQYIERLKEPENDFTQSNANIGLLLHRALEHVMIDDRSILGDEKRLYHAIEAYLHHEKYNPLDQFSIDIWLQRLKNFVTNEVEHYHEGYRIFKIEEHLSVNFEGYTLKGTIDRIDKKDGKLHIIDYKSGDVKRLMPKNMDLVDDYQLEFYYLLASSLGDVSSVVYYDLKNAKRVDESNLDAKLDNLKIILKEYQTPISTFDMCEKIQNCLYCPYKKLCLRQN; encoded by the coding sequence ATGGTTGAAATTTACTCTACCAATCGTGCTGTTCGTGAATGCTATGCCTCATATAGCAATCACGATACCCTTTTACCAAAATCCATAACAATCTCGGATTTTGAATCCAAAGCTATTATTCTCAAAGACCGCGTTTTAATCGATGATGATACCAGATTTTTACTCTTGCACGAAGCTGCAAATTTTCAAGATTTTCATAAATTGCAATTTGATACGAATTTACTTGTTTTTTTAAATCACTCCAAATACTTATTTAATTTTTTTGAAGAACTCGCCAATGAATTTGTCAGTATTGATAGTATAAAAGAGTATGACTTGTATGAAGAATTTGCGGGTCATCTAGTGATTTTAGAGCAATTATTGCAAAATTACAAAGCTCTCCTTGATACCCATCACTATGCAGATCGTATCAATTTACAAGGTCTTTATGAACTCAATCGAGATTATATCATGAGCCAAGAGAGCATTCATGTGCGAATTGATGGATTTTTGAGTGGTTATGAATTAGACCTGTTTACTCAATGTGCCGGTTTGATACCAGTAGAGTTGAGTTTTGTGTTAAATCATTACAATACCAAACTCAAACAAAGCATAGAATCATTGGGATTTGAACTTAAACTAGGACATCATTATCGCCTCAACCTTTCCACCAATCAGATTGTGTCTGAAACCCCAGTGAAAGAGGCATCCTCCCCTGTCAATGTGAAGGTGTTTAATACAAGATTATCACAAATCGGTTTTATTTTCTCGCAAATTGATCAATTTGTAAATGAAGGTATTCCTCCTGAAGAGATTGTCGTGGTATTGCCAGATGAGAGTTTTGCTCCATTTTTACAAAAATTTGATAGCATGAGAAATCTGAATTTTGCTATGGGATTTTCGCTCAAACAATCCAAGCTATACAAAAGAATTGAGGCCATAGAATTGTTTATGAACGCAAGAGATGCAGAGGAAAAATTACGCATTAAAAGATTACAAATTCCTGATGAATTGCTGCATCAAATTGAGATGATTTGGCAAAAAAAAGTCAATGCCATGGCGTGTATGGATATCATCAATTCTGTTTGTGCTCTGGATGAAAAAGAGTGTGAAAATGAAAAAATACAAGAGACAATTTTCCGATTTTCTGAATTTTTATCAAAATTAAAGCTTTATAACTTAGAACAAATATTGAAACTTTTCTTAAACAGACTAAGTGCTCAAACAACAGATGATGTGCGAGGGGGTGTCATCACGGTAATGGGTGTGTTGGAAACGCGCGGCAGTCAGTTTAAGGGGGTCATTGTTCCTGATTTTAATGACAATATCGTACCAAAGATAAACAATAAAGATATGTTCCTCAATACGCATATTAGAACCCAACTAAGATTGCCGACTGCAAAAGATCGAGAAAATTTACAACGTTTTTATTACCACCGGCTTTTCTCCACAGCCCAACGTGTTGCGATATCGTGTCTCAAAAATGACAAAGAGATGCCCTCACGATTTTTAGATGAATTGAGTCTAAAATATCATCTTAGTGAGAGTGAATTTGTTGATCACTCAGCGTTATTTAAAAGTGTTGCTGAGAGAGACCCTTGTGTTCATGAGATCAAAGCGTCCTCCTATCTTCTGAGTCAAGCGCCACTTTCTGCTACGAAGTTAAAAACACTTTTGGTTTGTAAGCGTAAATTTTATCATCAATACATCGAACGGCTCAAAGAACCTGAAAATGATTTTACGCAATCTAATGCCAATATTGGGTTACTCTTACACCGTGCATTGGAACATGTCATGATAGATGATAGATCGATTTTAGGGGATGAAAAAAGACTCTATCATGCCATTGAGGCATATCTTCATCATGAAAAATACAACCCTTTAGATCAATTTTCTATTGATATTTGGCTACAACGGCTGAAAAATTTTGTCACCAATGAAGTTGAGCATTATCATGAGGGATATAGAATTTTTAAGATAGAAGAACATTTGAGTGTCAATTTTGAGGGATATACACTCAAAGGGACCATAGACCGCATTGACAAGAAAGATGGAAAACTACACATTATCGATTATAAAAGTGGTGATGTAAAGCGACTGATGCCAAAAAATATGGATTTAGTCGATGACTACCAACTGGAATTTTATTATCTGCTTGCTAGCAGTCTGGGTGATGTTAGCAGTGTCGTTTATTATGATTTGAAAAATGCCAAACGGGTGGATGAAAGCAATTTGGATGCAAAACTTGATAATCTTAAAATAATTTTAAAAGAATATCAAACGCCAATTAGTACCTTTGATATGTGTGAGAAAATCCAAAATTGCCTCTATTGTCCTTACAAAAAATTATGTTTAAGGCAAAATTAA
- the rplM gene encoding 50S ribosomal protein L13 produces the protein MKATIAIKPNEVKRDWIIVDAEGKKFGRILTEVATLLRGKHKPYFTPNVDCGDYVVIINAEKVEFSGNKLDTKQYHRHTGYFGGVRSDKLNDLLKNNPAKLYKLAVRGMLPKSNLAKDMIKKLKVYAGSEHPHTAQISQGEGK, from the coding sequence ATGAAAGCAACAATTGCTATTAAGCCAAACGAAGTAAAACGCGATTGGATAATCGTAGATGCAGAAGGTAAAAAATTCGGTAGAATTTTAACTGAAGTAGCAACACTTTTAAGAGGCAAACATAAACCTTATTTTACTCCAAATGTTGATTGTGGTGACTATGTCGTCATTATCAATGCAGAGAAAGTTGAGTTTAGTGGAAATAAATTGGATACCAAACAGTATCACAGACACACTGGGTATTTTGGTGGAGTAAGAAGTGACAAGCTTAATGACTTGCTAAAAAATAATCCTGCAAAATTGTATAAATTAGCAGTTAGAGGGATGTTGCCTAAATCAAATCTTGCAAAAGATATGATCAAAAAACTAAAAGTTTATGCTGGTAGTGAGCATCCTCACACCGCTCAAATTAGTCAGGGAGAGGGAAAATAG
- a CDS encoding DUF234 domain-containing protein, protein MFHLILTGAALGDRRTNSSFKRAKVSFDKGMDCLDELCDLDVIKLESTSASCDMSDKILFMAPFLRFWFAFISPIFKGIKNGDYTEFFEKFKNLKSEFSYLTFEQLSHEYIKRSFQEDKIYNINRYWDDDRDINIVAKTKSGQIIAGLCKYTQTKVKKSDLTKLKVDCDAAHIKPDILVMFSKNGFTSELKSMKSNNLRLFSVRNLKILLEK, encoded by the coding sequence TTGTTTCATTTGATTCTTACAGGTGCCGCGTTGGGAGATCGCAGGACCAACTCTTCATTTAAACGCGCCAAAGTATCTTTTGATAAGGGGATGGATTGTCTCGATGAATTATGTGATTTAGACGTCATAAAACTCGAATCGACTTCAGCATCTTGCGATATGTCTGATAAAATCTTATTTATGGCACCTTTTTTGAGATTCTGGTTTGCGTTTATCTCTCCTATTTTCAAAGGAATCAAAAACGGTGATTATACGGAATTTTTTGAAAAGTTTAAAAATTTAAAATCTGAATTTTCCTACTTGACCTTTGAGCAACTCTCTCATGAATATATCAAACGCTCCTTTCAAGAAGATAAAATCTACAATATCAACCGATATTGGGATGATGATCGCGACATCAATATCGTCGCAAAAACAAAATCAGGACAAATCATCGCAGGTCTTTGTAAATACACGCAAACAAAAGTCAAAAAAAGTGACCTCACAAAACTAAAAGTTGATTGTGATGCCGCACACATCAAACCTGATATCCTTGTCATGTTTTCAAAAAACGGTTTTACGAGTGAATTAAAGTCAATGAAAAGTAATAATTTGAGACTTTTTAGTGTGAGAAATTTAAAAATTTTATTGGAAAAATAA